The genomic region ACGATATCCATATCCAGCTTTTCAAGGAAGGGGGACcattaaagaagaaagagagacagagaggaATCATCATCACAAGTTTGTTAAAACACCGTAACTGGTGCTCTTAGCTCTTAAAATCACTAAACATGCAGACACATAACCAGGCAGTGACACACAAGAAACCTGCATATAAAAGAACAAAGTATAAGCAGTAGTTAATAAGCACTTGAAGATTACTGAAATAAGATACTGAGTAAGATTtctaaattacattaaacgcAAAAACTACTTAAGCAACACCACAACTCTGTCATGCACagataaaattaatctatTTCATCTTAATTTCGGTAAGACCACTTGAAATCTCAACATGtaacttaaaattaagaatCAGGTATATGATATAAACTATTAGTATTCCCAAATAAATCTTAGATTTTGAGAGCGAATCAACATgcaattttcaatataaatctCAGTTTTCAAAAGTTTCAAAACATGCATTAGCAGACGCATAACTATATAGAACCATACAGAACCCTGGACATTACAAATCTTTGCATTAGAACTTAAAGGCGAATAAGCAACAAGAGACTAAAAACACCAGAGCAAAACAGGTGCGAAAAAttccatcaaataaataaaagcaaaaagacAGAGAGACAGTGTTTTGAGATAACAAATTATCTATTTCTGTGCTTAATTTGCCATTGGCACCAAGTGAATCCATCAGAGAGAATATTACAGAAAACAGAAAGCACTTCAAGTAGTGTTACAAATCCAGTTATTGATACATCTAAAACAACCTAAATCAATGGAAGGCTGTTAACCGAGTGTATACCGCAGTAGAAGGTAACTCAATATTAGTAACCAACAGTGTTCAAACACACGTATTAGCATCAATCATCCTCGCATTAAAGCTCATACCAAACACcagaaatgaaaaaggaaaagaaaaatctaccACTAAATTCAGAACGGAGAAGCACAAAACCCTAGACCCATTATCAGAATCATATATGGTAAAAGGATCGCAAAAATCATTACATCACTTAGGTGGGGCCATGAAGGCTGGCTGGCCTGGAGCGGCGCCCCCGAGGAGGGAGGCCTGCTGCAGCTCAGCTTCATTGAGCTGCGCCTCGCGATCCATCTCAATGATGAGGGGAATCCCAAGCACGATAAAGGTTGTGGCGGCGATCCAGGCGGCCTTGCCGGTGCTCTTCAGGAGGCGCTTGGNNNNNNNNNNNNNNNGAGATTCGAGATAAGATGCCGTCATCACCGCTGCCGGATCTGCTCAAAGAAGGGCGTCGAACGGCTGCCATTTGTGAGTGCGGGTGTCTGTGCGTTCTGTTGGATCCAAAACCCTTTCCCCT from Sesamum indicum cultivar Zhongzhi No. 13 linkage group LG3, S_indicum_v1.0, whole genome shotgun sequence harbors:
- the LOC110011687 gene encoding mitochondrial import receptor subunit TOM9-2-like (The sequence of the model RefSeq protein was modified relative to this genomic sequence to represent the inferred CDS: added 56 bases not found in genome assembly), which produces MAAVRRPSLSRSGSGDDGILSRISDYSIVRKGKSAACDAAYVAKRLLKSTGKAAWIAATTFIVLGIPLIIEMDREAQLNEAELQQASLLGGAAPGQPAFMAPPK